The Urbifossiella limnaea genome has a window encoding:
- a CDS encoding tyrosine-type recombinase/integrase translates to MGRPQKSYLGKPSVFRDRERVWWNGKWHDLGVAGGNEARAEYGRLAALWAIDPTAAALSPDDYLVSELCADYLASPDSPQEGLQRDRAALAVEQLLELHAATAVADFGPKDLRAWQTWLCGLPGLRKPGVKRFSVSTVNYHVDTVRRIWRWGVQAERTTPERWHALKAVPRPKVGEARAPRTVDPADPEHVKAVLPFLRPQPRAMVVLQLASGARPGEVCAMTPAQVHRGGVINVPGAGRHNLDKLGVWAYVPKKHKLTWKNKPRVLLFAGEAQAVLAPFLERDPDAPCFSPKEATDGLRAEQQAARLARGGGSGGNRKVPKVAAPRRSPKDRYTDNSYRAAITRACEKAGVPAWFPYQLRHLAAAEIQEVFGLDAVQALLGHHTKSMAEHYAGAAVKTAAEVAKARGGSAGVPEDLAPDLANAR, encoded by the coding sequence ATGGGCCGGCCGCAGAAGTCGTACCTGGGGAAGCCGTCCGTCTTCCGCGACCGCGAGCGGGTGTGGTGGAACGGGAAGTGGCACGACCTCGGCGTCGCCGGCGGTAACGAGGCCCGTGCCGAGTACGGCCGCCTGGCCGCGCTGTGGGCGATCGACCCGACGGCCGCCGCGCTGAGCCCCGACGACTACCTCGTGTCGGAGTTGTGCGCCGACTACCTGGCGTCGCCGGACTCCCCGCAGGAGGGCTTGCAGCGCGACCGGGCCGCCCTGGCCGTGGAACAGCTGCTCGAACTCCACGCCGCCACCGCCGTCGCCGACTTCGGCCCGAAGGACCTGCGCGCCTGGCAGACGTGGCTCTGCGGGCTCCCGGGCCTGAGGAAGCCTGGGGTGAAGCGGTTCAGCGTCTCGACGGTGAACTACCACGTGGACACCGTCCGCCGCATCTGGCGGTGGGGCGTCCAGGCCGAGCGGACCACTCCCGAGCGCTGGCACGCATTAAAGGCGGTGCCGCGGCCCAAGGTCGGCGAGGCCCGGGCGCCAAGGACCGTGGACCCCGCCGACCCCGAGCACGTGAAGGCGGTGCTGCCGTTCCTCCGCCCGCAGCCGCGGGCGATGGTGGTGTTGCAGCTGGCGAGCGGCGCCCGGCCCGGCGAGGTGTGTGCGATGACGCCCGCCCAGGTCCACCGGGGCGGCGTCATCAACGTCCCGGGTGCCGGCCGGCACAACCTCGACAAACTCGGCGTCTGGGCCTACGTGCCGAAGAAGCACAAGCTGACGTGGAAGAACAAGCCTCGTGTTCTGCTCTTCGCCGGCGAGGCCCAGGCCGTACTCGCCCCGTTCCTCGAACGCGACCCCGACGCCCCGTGCTTCTCGCCGAAGGAGGCGACGGACGGGCTGCGAGCCGAGCAGCAGGCCGCGCGCCTGGCGCGGGGCGGCGGGTCGGGCGGGAACCGGAAGGTGCCGAAGGTGGCGGCGCCGCGCCGCTCACCGAAGGACCGGTACACCGACAACAGCTACCGGGCTGCGATCACTCGCGCGTGCGAGAAGGCCGGGGTGCCGGCGTGGTTCCCGTATCAGCTCCGCCATCTGGCCGCGGCGGAGATTCAGGAGGTGTTCGGCCTCGACGCCGTGCAGGCGCTGCTCGGCCACCACACGAAGAGCATGGCGGAGCATTACGCGGGCGCGGCGGTCAAGACTGCGGCCGAGGTGGCGAAGGCTCGGGGCGGGTCCGCGGGTGTGCCGGAGGATCTCGCGCCCGACCTTGCGAACGCCCGTTAA
- a CDS encoding YqjF family protein → MSPPARRNFLTARWCHLVLANYPVADDLVRPYLPPGVEPDRRDGTAWCSLVGFQFLDTRVLGVSWPGYRHFPEWNLRVYARRGDERGVAFVREFVPQRLVAGLARLMYNEPYRAARMTMDVQDNPEAVTARYTVEWGGRVHSLRAVGSKPAVRPGPESVEHWFKEHSWGYGTSRRGRLIRYEVSHPEWDVYPVTDFAADVDWGALYGPAWAGMTGRAPASVVLAAGSAVSVYPKG, encoded by the coding sequence ATGAGCCCGCCCGCACGCCGCAACTTCCTCACCGCCCGGTGGTGCCACCTCGTCCTCGCCAACTACCCGGTCGCCGACGACCTGGTTCGGCCGTACCTCCCGCCGGGCGTCGAGCCCGACCGCCGCGACGGCACCGCGTGGTGCAGCCTCGTCGGGTTCCAGTTCCTCGACACGCGCGTCCTCGGCGTGAGCTGGCCGGGCTACCGCCACTTCCCCGAGTGGAACCTCCGCGTCTACGCCCGCCGCGGCGACGAGCGCGGCGTCGCCTTCGTCCGCGAGTTCGTCCCGCAGCGGCTCGTCGCGGGGCTCGCCCGCCTGATGTACAACGAACCCTACCGCGCCGCCCGCATGACAATGGACGTGCAGGACAACCCCGAGGCCGTGACCGCGCGCTACACCGTGGAGTGGGGCGGCCGCGTCCACTCGCTGCGTGCGGTGGGCTCGAAGCCGGCGGTGCGGCCGGGGCCGGAGAGCGTCGAGCACTGGTTCAAGGAGCACAGCTGGGGCTACGGCACGAGCCGCCGCGGCCGGCTGATCCGCTACGAGGTGAGCCACCCGGAGTGGGACGTGTACCCGGTCACCGACTTCGCCGCCGACGTGGACTGGGGCGCCCTGTACGGCCCGGCGTGGGCGGGGATGACCGGCCGCGCGCCGGCGAGCGTGGTCCTCGCCGCGGGGTCGGCGGTCAGCGTCTACCCGAAGGGTTGA
- a CDS encoding ADP-ribosylglycohydrolase family protein has product MTTPLPPDHAARLTRAKLAVEGLSVGDALGQTCFHPDNYAALLDDPRATARAPWEYTDDTEMALGIVEVLTAHGRIDQDELARTFARRFELLPFRGYGGGAIRLLGAIAAGADWRAAAESLFGGGSFGNGSAMRAAPVGAYFADDGYERVAEQARLAAAVTHAHPEGIAGGIAAAVASAYAWVNRDRRADDAVKRGLFDAVLAHTPAGEVRDGIERAANLRVEVPTEPAVRLVDYGAAIVPFDTSLEPVVRQLGNGSRIICQDTVPFCLWVAARHLDDFRTALVQTVRAHGDIDTNAAIVGGIVGLAVGESGIPRDWRDDREDLKW; this is encoded by the coding sequence ATGACCACCCCGCTGCCGCCCGACCACGCCGCCCGCCTGACCCGCGCCAAACTCGCCGTCGAAGGCCTGTCCGTCGGCGACGCGCTCGGGCAGACGTGCTTCCACCCCGACAACTACGCCGCGCTGCTAGACGACCCGCGCGCCACCGCCCGCGCCCCGTGGGAGTACACCGACGACACCGAGATGGCGCTCGGCATTGTCGAGGTGCTGACGGCCCACGGCCGCATCGACCAGGACGAACTGGCGCGGACCTTCGCCCGCCGGTTCGAGCTGCTGCCGTTCCGCGGCTACGGCGGCGGCGCAATCCGGCTGCTCGGCGCCATCGCCGCCGGGGCCGACTGGCGCGCCGCGGCCGAGAGCCTGTTCGGCGGCGGCTCGTTCGGCAACGGCTCGGCGATGCGGGCGGCGCCGGTCGGGGCGTACTTCGCCGACGACGGGTACGAGCGCGTCGCGGAGCAAGCCCGGCTCGCCGCGGCGGTGACGCACGCCCACCCCGAGGGAATCGCCGGCGGGATCGCGGCCGCGGTCGCGTCGGCGTACGCCTGGGTGAACCGCGACCGCCGTGCCGACGACGCCGTGAAGCGCGGCCTGTTCGACGCCGTGCTGGCGCACACGCCGGCCGGCGAGGTGCGCGACGGCATCGAGCGGGCGGCAAACCTGCGCGTCGAGGTGCCGACCGAGCCCGCGGTGCGGCTCGTGGACTACGGGGCCGCAATCGTGCCGTTCGACACGTCGCTGGAGCCGGTCGTGCGGCAGCTGGGCAACGGCAGCCGCATCATCTGCCAGGACACGGTGCCGTTCTGCCTCTGGGTCGCGGCGCGGCACCTGGACGACTTCCGAACGGCACTCGTGCAGACGGTCCGCGCCCACGGCGACATCGACACGAACGCGGCGATCGTCGGCGGCATCGTCGGGCTGGCGGTCGGCGAGTCGGGGATCCCGCGCGACTGGCGCGACGACCGCGAAGACCTGAAGTGGTGA
- a CDS encoding M48 family metallopeptidase, with protein sequence MPILLVLFVTAACLPVPWPEPPLGLGAGGAAGLTAAAVAASLTAATTLRTWAVRRLRRDPNSRARVGRVYGRLRRLLSLVNLGLVGYAVVGLGWGWAVQNTLTVEHDGWEVLAPFAELAVPLPYFVLLAAGWVVYYDAEKALLAGGRGFPTRLGYVLGHVRFLGFLLALPLALYAGIQALGRFAPEVAGADAFRLASLAVLPVLAMTMPLLAKPLLGLKRLPDGPTRERLEALARRLRFTYTDLLLWPTHGTMANALIAGLLPRARYVVFTDRILDDFPPDEVDAIFGHEVGHQRHGHLWLYAAFFLLSVVDLTALAVWAQPKLAGWVGRAAAAEPWWVMVPTAGLAAYLFLVFGFLSRRCERQADVFGCRSVSCDDPGCEGHVPDTDFPAGGAGLCPTGIRTFVRALERVDLLQGSDDPAPDRPAARLLRGAVGWLRAWQHGPVKRRVGFLLTLADDPRRERRFQRRTVAVRAALMAALVAVLVVLGEAVGWRVLLSAL encoded by the coding sequence ATGCCGATTCTGCTGGTGCTGTTCGTCACCGCCGCCTGTCTGCCAGTGCCGTGGCCGGAGCCGCCGCTCGGCCTCGGCGCCGGCGGCGCCGCGGGCCTCACCGCCGCCGCCGTCGCCGCGTCGCTGACGGCCGCGACCACTCTGCGGACGTGGGCCGTGCGCCGCCTCCGCCGCGACCCCAACTCCCGCGCCCGGGTCGGCCGCGTCTACGGCCGGCTGCGGCGGTTACTCAGCCTCGTGAACCTGGGGCTCGTCGGGTACGCCGTCGTCGGCCTCGGCTGGGGCTGGGCGGTGCAGAACACGCTGACAGTCGAGCACGACGGCTGGGAGGTGCTGGCCCCGTTCGCCGAGTTGGCGGTGCCGCTCCCCTACTTCGTGCTCCTCGCCGCCGGCTGGGTGGTGTACTACGACGCCGAGAAGGCCCTGCTCGCCGGCGGCCGCGGCTTCCCGACGCGGCTAGGCTACGTCCTCGGGCACGTCCGCTTCCTCGGCTTCCTGCTGGCGCTGCCGCTGGCGCTGTACGCCGGCATCCAGGCGCTCGGCCGGTTCGCCCCCGAGGTCGCCGGGGCCGACGCCTTCCGCCTCGCGTCGCTCGCCGTCCTGCCGGTCCTGGCGATGACGATGCCGCTCCTGGCGAAGCCGCTACTCGGCCTGAAGCGGCTCCCGGACGGCCCCACCCGCGAGCGCCTCGAAGCCCTCGCGCGGCGGCTGCGGTTCACGTACACCGACCTGCTGCTGTGGCCGACGCACGGCACGATGGCGAACGCCCTCATCGCCGGGCTGCTGCCGCGGGCGCGGTACGTCGTGTTCACCGACCGCATCCTCGACGACTTCCCGCCCGACGAGGTGGACGCCATCTTCGGCCACGAGGTCGGCCACCAGCGGCACGGCCACCTGTGGCTGTACGCGGCGTTCTTCCTCCTCAGCGTCGTGGACCTGACGGCGCTGGCCGTGTGGGCGCAGCCGAAGCTCGCCGGCTGGGTGGGCCGCGCCGCCGCGGCCGAGCCGTGGTGGGTGATGGTGCCGACGGCGGGGCTCGCCGCGTACCTGTTCCTCGTGTTCGGCTTCCTGTCGCGCCGGTGCGAGCGGCAGGCCGACGTGTTCGGCTGTCGGTCGGTGTCGTGCGACGACCCGGGGTGCGAGGGGCACGTCCCCGACACCGACTTCCCCGCCGGCGGCGCGGGCCTGTGCCCGACGGGCATCCGCACGTTCGTCCGCGCCCTGGAGCGCGTCGACCTGCTCCAGGGGAGCGACGACCCGGCCCCGGACCGGCCGGCGGCGCGGCTGTTGCGCGGCGCCGTCGGCTGGCTGCGGGCGTGGCAGCACGGGCCGGTGAAGCGGCGCGTCGGCTTCCTGCTGACGCTCGCCGACGACCCGCGCCGCGAGCGCCGCTTCCAGCGGCGGACGGTCGCCGTGCGGGCGGCGCTGATGGCGGCGCTCGTGGCGGTGCTCGTGGTGCTCGGCGAGGCGGTGGGGTGGCGGGTGCTTCTTTCGGCGTTGTAA
- a CDS encoding thioredoxin-like domain-containing protein, with protein sequence MPDPVPAPPRRLPWLLAGAAGVFVAALVVSVLFVGEPAVAGADDKAKDKAGKKDAKDDPPPPPRKRVPAPELTGGTAWLNTARPLSLKDLRGKVVLLDFWTLCCINCIHCLPDLHKLEQRFRNELVVIGVHSPKFDNEKDTLSIRKAVLRYQIEHPVVNDADRKLWDAYEVDAWPTMVLIDPEGNLVGYTSGEGNYDLLAGVIERVVADAKTRKTLNETPVRFDLARLREGGDTTPLYFPGKVTADPAGARLFIADSTHHRVVVTDMSGNAVAVAGTGQPGYEDGAFNVAQFDDPQGIAVSGDFAYVADRKNHVIRRLDLKNKTVVTVAGTGKQASDPNDRRIQSAVPAKSMGLNSPWDVLLVGDELFIAMAGHHQLWTYDTKKDEIAPYAGSGRENIGDGPLPFAMLAQPSGLATDGKSLFVADSEVSALREVPLGGKGEVKTLVGRGLFVFGDKDGPARIDDPLERETKEARLQHALGVAYADGKLYVADTYNSKLRVYDPATKQLNTFLGGNDGGGWFTSPTFNEPGGLSAAGGKLYVADTNAHRIRVVDIRTREVSTLKLTGVDPPKPPPAPAPVPKR encoded by the coding sequence ATGCCCGACCCGGTTCCCGCCCCGCCCCGACGACTGCCGTGGCTCCTCGCCGGTGCCGCCGGCGTGTTCGTCGCGGCGCTCGTCGTGTCCGTGCTCTTCGTCGGCGAGCCGGCCGTCGCCGGGGCGGACGACAAGGCCAAGGACAAGGCCGGTAAAAAGGACGCCAAGGACGACCCCCCGCCGCCCCCGCGCAAGCGCGTCCCCGCCCCCGAACTCACCGGCGGCACCGCCTGGCTGAACACCGCCCGCCCGCTGTCGCTCAAGGACCTCCGCGGCAAGGTCGTGCTACTCGACTTCTGGACGCTCTGCTGCATCAACTGCATCCACTGCCTCCCCGACCTGCACAAGCTCGAACAGCGGTTCCGCAACGAGCTGGTCGTGATCGGCGTCCACTCGCCGAAGTTCGACAACGAGAAGGACACGCTCTCGATCCGCAAGGCCGTCCTGCGGTACCAGATCGAGCACCCCGTCGTCAACGACGCCGACCGCAAGCTGTGGGACGCGTACGAGGTCGACGCGTGGCCCACGATGGTTCTCATCGACCCCGAGGGGAACCTCGTCGGCTACACGTCGGGCGAGGGGAACTACGACCTGCTGGCCGGCGTCATCGAGCGCGTGGTGGCCGACGCCAAGACCCGGAAGACGCTCAACGAGACGCCCGTCCGCTTCGACCTGGCCCGCCTCCGCGAGGGCGGCGACACCACGCCGCTGTACTTCCCCGGCAAGGTCACCGCCGACCCCGCCGGCGCCCGCCTGTTCATCGCCGACAGCACCCACCACCGCGTCGTCGTCACCGACATGAGCGGGAACGCGGTGGCGGTCGCCGGCACCGGCCAGCCCGGGTACGAGGACGGCGCGTTCAACGTGGCCCAGTTCGACGACCCGCAGGGGATCGCCGTCAGCGGCGACTTCGCCTACGTCGCGGACCGCAAGAACCACGTGATCCGCCGGCTGGACCTGAAGAACAAGACGGTCGTCACCGTGGCCGGCACCGGCAAGCAGGCGTCCGACCCGAACGACCGCCGCATCCAGTCCGCCGTGCCCGCCAAGAGCATGGGCCTGAACAGCCCGTGGGACGTGCTCCTCGTCGGCGACGAGCTGTTCATCGCGATGGCGGGCCACCACCAGCTCTGGACCTACGACACGAAGAAGGACGAGATCGCCCCGTACGCCGGCAGCGGCCGCGAGAACATCGGCGACGGGCCGCTGCCGTTCGCCATGCTGGCGCAGCCGAGCGGCCTGGCCACCGACGGCAAGTCGCTGTTCGTGGCGGACAGTGAGGTGAGCGCGCTGCGCGAGGTGCCGCTGGGCGGGAAGGGCGAGGTGAAGACGCTCGTCGGCCGCGGCCTGTTCGTCTTCGGCGACAAGGACGGCCCCGCCCGCATCGACGACCCGCTGGAGCGCGAGACGAAGGAGGCGCGGCTGCAGCACGCCCTCGGCGTGGCCTACGCCGACGGCAAGCTGTACGTGGCCGACACCTACAACAGCAAGCTGCGGGTGTACGACCCGGCGACGAAGCAGCTGAACACCTTCCTCGGCGGGAACGACGGCGGCGGGTGGTTCACGTCGCCCACGTTCAACGAGCCGGGCGGCCTCAGCGCCGCGGGCGGCAAGCTGTACGTGGCCGACACGAACGCGCACCGCATCCGCGTGGTGGACATCCGGACGCGCGAGGTGAGCACGCTGAAGCTGACGGGCGTGGACCCGCCGAAGCCGCCGCCGGCGCCGGCGCCGGTCCCGAAGCGATAG
- a CDS encoding protein-disulfide reductase DsbD domain-containing protein, which produces MPRTPAALALLAAIVVAAQPETPAAAQGKADWFAKAVKKVEARFEPAEAKPGQTVTFKLTVELADGYYTYPTAQPDKAAASMTNQLKFPEPGAVVFVGAVTDPPVYDVKSEPDLGIKEYHVNPGTAVYSRKAVVSPKAAAGPAAVKLAAFKMQVCDKNNCFPPKAVPAEATLKVLPGPAVPVEAAYAAEVAKAVGN; this is translated from the coding sequence ATGCCCCGTACCCCCGCCGCCCTCGCCCTCCTGGCTGCGATCGTGGTCGCCGCCCAGCCCGAGACGCCGGCCGCGGCGCAGGGTAAGGCCGACTGGTTCGCCAAGGCCGTCAAGAAGGTGGAAGCCAGGTTCGAGCCCGCGGAGGCCAAGCCGGGCCAAACCGTCACCTTCAAGCTGACGGTGGAGCTGGCCGACGGGTACTACACGTACCCGACGGCCCAGCCGGACAAGGCCGCGGCGTCGATGACGAACCAGCTGAAGTTCCCGGAGCCCGGCGCGGTGGTGTTCGTGGGCGCGGTGACGGACCCGCCGGTCTACGACGTCAAGAGCGAGCCGGACCTGGGGATCAAGGAGTACCACGTGAACCCCGGCACGGCGGTGTACAGCCGCAAGGCCGTGGTGTCGCCGAAGGCGGCGGCCGGGCCGGCGGCGGTGAAGCTGGCGGCGTTCAAGATGCAGGTGTGCGACAAGAACAACTGCTTCCCGCCGAAGGCGGTGCCGGCCGAGGCGACGCTGAAGGTGCTCCCCGGCCCGGCGGTGCCGGTGGAGGCGGCCTACGCCGCCGAGGTAGCCAAGGCGGTGGGCAACTGA
- a CDS encoding protein-disulfide reductase DsbD family protein gives MPRFSRFAALAVVALAAAPAAAQLPGDDPFAPPAPVAAPKKRANKFFDFADVSFELDKLKVKRGETVTARLTITPKDKAWTYPFRPADPTQASKNDQATLAATPDYVILSRSPDPAGSKEKPRDNAPGKTDQYYPGPGAATWVFRVVVPTTAAPGKKAVAFGKDTTLQVCNERNCFTIVRDELPTAEFEVLDELAENPDRADLAAAEARLASRGPAPLAPSRGSANPPAPTPATPTPAAEAVGPKPAKPIATYEADLTAVRESLVHDRTAGGTGPTGGKDEGLGAFLATAALWGLISLVTPCVFPMIPITVSIFLKQAHNSLGERLKLAGVYSLTIIAVLGTSAFALLKFMAILAAHPATNIALGVLFFVLALSLFGMYELTLPNSLARRLQSKQQKGGVVGTIFGALAFTVISFTCVAPFLGGFAGISAGAAGDGQLVALPTAREVLGGLAFATAFAAPFFVLALVPGLLKALPRSGGWLDSVKVVMGFLEVAAALKFLRTAELRLLPTTEYFTYDAVLAGWVVLSAACGLYLLNLFRLPHDEERPNIGVPRLLFAVTFLGLAVYLAPALLNPVEGKRPRPAGAVYAWVEAFLLPEHKAGHADTDLKDAIERARRLNRPVFVDFTGETCTNCRYNELNVFTRPEVAGLLERFESVQLYTDEVPAAAYRSDPGREHRGDEAYANRSFEVAAFGTNALPTYAVLIPRADGTVSVFREPGGERRAIIEGKINTVSDFAAFLKAALEAAK, from the coding sequence ATGCCCCGCTTCTCCCGCTTCGCCGCGCTCGCGGTCGTCGCCCTCGCCGCCGCCCCGGCCGCGGCGCAACTCCCCGGCGACGACCCGTTCGCCCCGCCGGCACCGGTCGCGGCCCCCAAGAAGCGGGCGAACAAGTTCTTCGACTTCGCCGACGTGTCGTTCGAGCTCGACAAGCTGAAGGTGAAGCGCGGCGAGACGGTGACCGCGAGGCTGACCATCACGCCGAAGGACAAGGCCTGGACGTACCCGTTCCGCCCCGCCGACCCCACGCAGGCCAGCAAGAACGACCAGGCCACGCTCGCCGCCACGCCCGACTACGTGATCCTGTCCCGGTCGCCCGACCCCGCCGGCAGCAAGGAGAAGCCGCGGGACAACGCCCCCGGCAAGACGGACCAGTACTATCCCGGCCCGGGCGCCGCCACGTGGGTGTTCCGCGTGGTCGTGCCGACGACCGCGGCGCCGGGCAAGAAGGCCGTCGCGTTCGGGAAGGACACCACCCTCCAGGTGTGCAACGAGCGGAACTGCTTCACCATCGTCCGCGACGAACTCCCGACGGCCGAGTTCGAGGTGCTCGACGAGCTGGCCGAGAACCCCGACCGCGCCGACCTGGCCGCCGCCGAGGCCCGCCTCGCCAGCCGCGGGCCCGCGCCGCTCGCCCCCAGTCGCGGCAGCGCGAACCCGCCGGCGCCGACCCCGGCGACGCCCACGCCGGCGGCCGAAGCCGTCGGCCCGAAGCCGGCCAAGCCGATCGCCACCTACGAAGCGGACCTGACCGCCGTCCGCGAGAGCCTCGTCCACGACCGCACCGCCGGCGGCACCGGCCCGACCGGCGGGAAGGACGAGGGGCTCGGCGCGTTCCTCGCCACCGCGGCGCTGTGGGGGCTCATCTCTCTGGTGACGCCGTGCGTCTTCCCGATGATCCCCATCACCGTCAGCATCTTCCTGAAGCAGGCGCACAACTCGCTCGGCGAGCGGCTGAAGCTGGCGGGGGTCTACTCGCTCACGATCATCGCCGTCCTCGGCACGTCGGCGTTCGCGCTGCTGAAGTTCATGGCGATTCTCGCCGCCCACCCGGCCACGAACATCGCGCTGGGGGTGCTGTTCTTCGTGCTGGCGCTGAGCCTGTTCGGCATGTACGAACTGACGCTGCCGAACAGTTTGGCCCGCCGCCTCCAGTCGAAGCAGCAGAAGGGCGGCGTCGTCGGCACGATCTTCGGGGCGCTGGCGTTCACGGTCATCAGCTTCACCTGCGTGGCGCCGTTCCTCGGCGGGTTCGCCGGCATCTCGGCCGGGGCGGCCGGCGACGGCCAACTGGTCGCGCTGCCGACCGCCCGCGAGGTGCTGGGCGGGCTGGCGTTCGCCACCGCGTTCGCGGCGCCGTTCTTCGTGCTGGCGCTGGTGCCGGGGCTGCTCAAGGCGCTGCCCCGGTCCGGTGGGTGGCTCGACAGCGTGAAGGTGGTGATGGGCTTCCTCGAAGTCGCCGCGGCGCTCAAGTTCCTCCGCACCGCCGAACTCCGGCTGCTGCCGACGACCGAGTACTTCACCTACGACGCGGTGCTGGCCGGGTGGGTGGTGCTGTCGGCGGCGTGCGGACTGTACCTGCTGAACCTGTTCCGCCTGCCGCACGACGAGGAGCGGCCGAACATCGGCGTGCCGCGGCTCCTGTTCGCGGTCACGTTCCTCGGGCTGGCGGTGTACCTGGCCCCGGCGCTACTGAACCCCGTCGAGGGGAAGCGGCCGCGGCCGGCCGGGGCGGTGTACGCGTGGGTCGAGGCGTTCCTGCTGCCGGAACACAAGGCCGGGCACGCCGACACCGACCTGAAGGACGCCATCGAACGGGCGCGGCGGCTGAACCGCCCGGTGTTTGTGGACTTCACCGGCGAGACGTGTACGAACTGCCGGTACAACGAGTTGAACGTCTTCACCCGCCCCGAGGTCGCCGGGCTGCTGGAGCGGTTCGAGTCGGTGCAGTTGTACACGGACGAGGTGCCGGCCGCGGCGTACCGGAGCGACCCGGGCCGCGAGCACCGGGGCGACGAGGCCTACGCGAACCGGTCGTTCGAGGTCGCGGCGTTCGGGACGAACGCGCTGCCGACGTACGCGGTGTTGATCCCGCGGGCGGACGGCACCGTGAGCGTGTTCCGCGAGCCGGGCGGGGAGCGGCGGGCCATCATTGAGGGGAAGATCAACACCGTGTCGGACTTCGCGGCGTTCCTCAAGGCGGCGCTTGAGGCGGCGAAATAG
- a CDS encoding SpoVG family protein — MVITEVRIKLCEENNERLLAFCSVTFDNAFVVRDLKIIEGTKGVFVAMPSRKLTDRCQKCGCKNHLRARFCNACGVRMDETRATREIDGRAKLHADIAHPIHSGARELVQGAVVKAYHEEKERSKQPGYVCRYDEYDFDDDIPSYAAIAADMGAKTARPHAGHAAPKPPHIAAEGAKVRSEDFAAGIG, encoded by the coding sequence GTGGTCATCACGGAAGTCCGCATCAAGCTGTGCGAGGAGAACAACGAGCGGCTGCTCGCGTTCTGCTCGGTCACCTTCGACAACGCCTTCGTCGTCCGGGATTTGAAGATCATCGAGGGCACCAAGGGCGTGTTCGTCGCCATGCCCAGCCGCAAGCTCACCGACCGGTGCCAGAAGTGCGGGTGCAAGAACCACCTCCGCGCCCGCTTCTGCAACGCCTGCGGCGTCCGCATGGACGAGACCCGCGCCACCCGCGAGATCGACGGCCGGGCCAAGCTCCACGCCGACATCGCCCACCCGATCCACAGCGGCGCCCGCGAGTTGGTGCAGGGGGCCGTGGTGAAGGCGTACCACGAGGAGAAGGAGCGCTCGAAGCAGCCCGGCTACGTGTGCCGGTACGACGAGTACGACTTCGACGACGACATCCCGAGCTACGCGGCGATTGCGGCCGACATGGGCGCGAAGACCGCCCGCCCGCACGCCGGCCACGCCGCCCCGAAGCCGCCGCACATCGCCGCCGAGGGGGCCAAGGTGCGCAGCGAAGACTTCGCCGCCGGCATCGGCTGA
- the ispE gene encoding 4-(cytidine 5'-diphospho)-2-C-methyl-D-erythritol kinase: MSAPFPPPGTGVPSPHTSFSAGPRGLVVAAPAKLNLYLEVLGKRPDGFHELETLMVGLNLYDTLEVRPRADGEFHLTCDDPTLSTGPDNLVVKAATHLRLRAGNPSLGTDLHLTKRIPTQAGLAGGSSDAAAALLALNRVWGLNLSRAALALVAADVGSDVAFFLSLPAGWCTGRGEHVAPEPPGTGFPVVLVLPPVGLSTPAVFRQLHVPASPRSGDPVRAAFRAGDATALGAALFNRLEEPAFALAPEVERVYRRLAALNPVGCLMSGSGSAVFAVCRDPHDAARVAAGVRAAAPPDEPPSHVLVARTLTPDPA, translated from the coding sequence ATGTCCGCCCCCTTCCCACCCCCCGGTACGGGCGTACCCTCACCGCACACGTCGTTTTCCGCCGGCCCGCGTGGGCTCGTCGTCGCCGCCCCGGCCAAGCTCAACCTCTACCTCGAAGTCCTCGGCAAGCGCCCCGACGGGTTCCACGAGTTGGAAACCCTGATGGTCGGGCTGAACCTCTACGACACGCTCGAAGTCCGCCCCCGCGCCGACGGCGAATTCCACCTGACGTGCGACGACCCGACGCTGTCCACGGGGCCGGACAATCTCGTGGTCAAAGCCGCCACCCACTTGCGGCTTCGCGCCGGGAACCCCTCTCTCGGCACCGACCTGCACCTGACGAAGCGGATCCCGACGCAGGCCGGGCTGGCCGGCGGGTCCAGCGACGCCGCGGCGGCGCTCCTCGCCCTCAACCGCGTGTGGGGCCTGAACCTCTCCCGCGCCGCGCTCGCCCTCGTCGCCGCCGACGTGGGGTCCGACGTGGCGTTCTTCCTGAGCCTGCCGGCCGGGTGGTGCACGGGGCGCGGCGAACACGTCGCCCCCGAACCGCCCGGCACCGGCTTCCCCGTCGTGCTCGTGCTGCCGCCGGTCGGCCTCTCCACGCCGGCGGTCTTCCGTCAACTTCACGTCCCCGCATCGCCGCGGAGTGGCGACCCCGTCCGGGCGGCCTTCCGGGCCGGTGACGCGACCGCCCTGGGCGCGGCCCTCTTTAACCGATTGGAGGAGCCGGCGTTTGCACTTGCCCCGGAAGTGGAACGCGTGTATCGCCGCCTCGCCGCCCTGAACCCCGTGGGGTGCCTCATGTCGGGGAGCGGGTCGGCCGTGTTCGCCGTCTGCCGGGACCCGCACGACGCGGCCCGCGTGGCGGCCGGTGTCCGGGCGGCCGCGCCGCCCGACGAACCCCCGAGTCACGTCCTGGTCGCTCGCACCCTCACCCCCGATCCCGCCTGA